The genomic segment TGAAATGTCTCTCAACTAAGATGATTTGGAGGTTGGGGCTAAACAGACACCTGCAGTGAAGAATTTGAAGCTAAGAAAATTTTGTTTGATTCTGGGCTGTGAGTATATGATATGACCTTGAATCATTTAGTAATGACACTACTTTAAGTGAGTGCCCTGATCCGTGCTTGTgtaaaattctaatttttttcatttttcaactGGAATCAATTAAGAAATCATTTTATGATTAATTGAGAAATAAATATACATaacttaaatattaaaattatatttttgatattataGTTTTTCTGGGTATTATAAGGGAGtactaaaaaagaaaattatggAATGGGGAGCACAAAGTGTTAATAACATATATcgtaaaaatgaaatatttacaAAGTGGTCGTGTTTATTGCCATGACTAACTAATTttttgatttcaaaataaatgaaaaacattatatGTTCTATTAGTCTATATAATTTGAATCAGTGGATGCACTAAGCAATGATCCACAGCATGTGTAAAAGTAAGCTTTTTGTTGATTGTGTTGTGCCCAAGTCGTTGGTGCTATTTAGATCTTTGTGGTTAATATATTGTGTTGCTGCCCTGACGAGACTATTTTGTCAGTAGTGTAGGTGTGTGTTACTTTAGGATGTGGTGATTGTTTGGAAATATTGCATTTTTTCGAAGTATTGAAGACAGGAACTTTTATGTCACATTGAAATTTCAGATTATTTGGCTATTTTACAGAGTACAGAGCAGTAGCATGTTGCAATTTGTACTCTTTGTCTGCCACGTCTTGATCCCTAACAGAAACATTTTCTATTTGTTATTTATTAGGTTCACAATTGTTTCAACTGGAGGAACGGCATCAGCTTTGGAAAGTTCTGGAGTTCCTGTCACCAAAGTAGAAGAACTAACTTGTTTTCCTGAAATGGTAAGCCTTTTCTCCTACTTTGTTGGACATCGATTTCCATTTATGTGTTGTTCATTCCTTGGATGTGGTTTGAATTTTCTGTACTGTGTATTTTTGTGCTCGACTTTCGCTAAAACTAAAGAAACATGCTTATGTTTGTCATGGAACCCCATTAGGTTGATCAAACATAATTTCTTTTCACTTCAATTTTTATCATGTATAGCTTGATGGTCGGGTTAAAACATTACACCCGAACATACACGGTGGTATTCTTGCTAGAAGAGATCTAGAGCATCACATGGAATCGCTGGATAAACATGGAATTGGTGAGTTATTACTTCACTCTATCAGATATGTTACCTTCTCTTCATTGTATCATTTTCATGCTCCCCTTTTTTCTTTTACTAtcttatactatattattaaaaatcttTATAACAGAGACAAAAATGGTGATATGGTCTGGTTTTTTGTTTTCttcctttttttatttaaatttcatcaTTTGAATTGCAGTGTAGTCCCACGTTATTTTTTACGATTATGGCATGAACCCCATTTCAACATAATCATTTCAAATTGTAGTATAATTCTTCATTATTTTTtacaattatgatattgccTCTATtggaatataaaaaaatatatataacaaaattgCACAAGTATGCAACTCTTGCGTCGGTGCACTAGTTTAAGATAAATATTGGGTTGGATGTCATTCAGATTATGTTCTGCCTTGAaatcataattaataaaacGGTGTGTATTTCCCTTTTTGTAAAATTTATGTCATGTGTGGAAGAAAAATTGCTATTTAGCCATCCTCCGTCAAGCTAATCACTGTGGAGTTGTTGTTCCATTGAGCAAATTCCAATAAACAATTAACAAATCATCCTTGTGCCATGTAACAATATTAGGAACAGATAGGCGATGTTTTCACTGTTACACAAAGCAAGTAACACTTAATTGATTTGTGTCAACACAATTACTCCTGTTTAAAACCTTTGTTTTGTTTGAAAAAATCAATTAGCTTTAGTTTTCAAATGTATAGCAATTTCATCAACTATGTCTCCATCTTTGATTTTTGTTGGATAAAAGGGTATCCACTGGCAATGATGTATCATGGAATGAGTGCGAGTTAAGTTTGTTGTGATACATTGAAGTGAGCTGGAATATTTATTGATCCGTAATCCTATATACCTTAACTCTCAGCGGCAAACTGGAAAGTTCGGAGAAATGATGGTTTAACGGATGTGGAGTGTTGATTAGTATTTTTTGGACCAACGGAAACAAAAATATGATCAGTTGCGCTACGAGTCGTGTAGTTGTATCAAATCATATGCCTTGTCATGCAAGAAATAGATATCAGGATTTCAATTTCTAGTAAATGGAGGAACTGGAATATCTGGTAAATCTATTCTTCCTATCAAGTGTACTATCAACTTGTTGCAAAAGAAATACTGTAATTGCTTATCTTATTCTGAATTTGATTTGCCGGTGTCATTCACTATGATCATGTGCTAACTATTTATCAAATTGTTGTTTTCCAGGTACATTTGATGTGGTAGTGGTAAATTTGTATCCCTTCTATGAGAAGGTTTCCTCAAGCGAGATTTCTTTTGAAGATGGTATTGAGAACATTGATATTGGTGGACCTGCCATGATTAGGGCGGCTGCAAAGGTTTAGATTATTTGTTTAGATAAACTGGGTTATCTTTGTTTTTTAGTAAGACCATTAATTACAGAAGGACAGGTGTAAAAGCTCTTGCATTCAAGGTACTTGTTGAAAACTATCTGTGATTGTCTGCAATGTCAAGCCAAGTTTCTATGAGAACGAATCCTTCATAAGCTCAGCAGAGGAGCATAAATTACTCATTCAACCATGTTACTTGTTAGCCAAGTTGTCCACATTGAGAGAcgaaaaattatcaaaaaatgGAAATATTTCGATTAATGTGATGATGTACCTTCTCAACACGAAGCTACTTAAAATATTGCCAGTACATTCCGCTACATCAAATTAGAAGTTTCTGATGGATGGGATGAAGCCTTCTCATTGTCAAGTTGgtacaaataaattatttgaagatCAAAGTACTCTGTTAGTCTGTTTATGGTATCTCAGGCCTTTTACCCCCCTGAAGGTGTTATCTGGGccaaaaacttataaatatacCTTCTCTGTGTTTGCTTTCTTTGTGCTCTTGTATTAATTGGATAATATTTAATGCATATGATGTAAAGTTTGCAGCATGGGATAATGGGCTGCATCTTTTAGGGTTGGGAAACTGTCGGTTGATAAAGCCTTCAGCTTTAGATAAAATGTGGGGAACTTCAATTGTCAATGCTAATACGTTAGTGGCCCCACCTACCACACCACCACAATATTTGAATCCTTATGAAGAGAGAGAGAGCATTTTGTTGACTTAAACTCGTGCCTAGAGGACATTAATGTTTTATCAGATGAACCATATAATCAAATCACTAACCAAGAAATATATACAACTGTttatatcatgtttttaaaccaATGTCTGCATGTACTGTGGAAGAACAACTAACATTACATGATTTATCTCATTGATGTCAGTAGTTTGCTGTTTTTTTACTCTAATATTGATGTCTGTTTTGATATCTTCTCATTGAACAGAACCACAAGGATGTCTTGGTTGTGGTTGATTCTGAAGACTATCCAGCTCTTCTAGAGTATCTCAAAGGAGGACAGGAGGACCAGCAGTTTCAAAGGAAGCTTGCTTGGAAAGCTTTTCAGCATGTTGCTTCTTACGACTCAGCAGTTTCCGAGTGGTTGTGGAAGCAAATTGCGGGAGGTATGTCAGAACCAAACAATTTCAATTACCAGTTCTAAGCATCAGAATACTTAAACGGGACGCCAGTGAAATGTGCCATAAATCAATTTGAAACTGAACTTTAAGAAATCAGAGAATAATTGGCAGAGAACACTTTTATGTCTCGAATTAAATTATATGCTGTTTAATATCGTTGTTATGTTCTCAcacttgaaattttttatatcttTAAGATAGGTTTCCTCCAACCCTAACCGTGCCTTTATCCCTCAAAGTTCACTTCGGTATGGGGAAAATCCACATCAAAAGGCTGCATTTTATGCTGACAAGTCTCTTGCTGAGGTCCATGCTGGTGGGATTGCAACTGCTATTCAACATCACGGAAAGGTACGACTTTGGGATCATATGGAGGACCTTGTTTTTTAGAAAACATCCTTTCTTACTTAAACTTTATGCGTGCATGCAAATGTTTATATTTGGCTACCTGCTAATAGTTGCTATTGATGATGGTTTTGATATGAGTTGGATTCTTTCAATTCCTCTCTTCCAAATTTTGTGGCTTTTCTTTATGAATTGGCACAAGATTACCTTTTTACCTTGAATTTTGACATGACACTAAGATAGCAATTCTAAATTGTCCTCTGCAATGTAGTTTTTCAATCCACCATTGGTGATTCACGTCATATGTGAGAACAAGTTTTTTAGTTCCAAGTTTTAAATaatgctttaaaattttaaatcactGCATTTAATGAAGTTTAGTTCATAGGTTTAGGCAGTGAAAGATGGCTAACTTTAGCTTAGAACATTATAAATAATACTTATAGTTTACAATCACCGCAATTAGTGAAGTTTAGTTTGTGTATTTAGGGCGGTTACAAACAGAGAACTTTGGGTTAGGACATTGGGAAAGCAACGAGATCATATGTTTTGTGGAGATTATAGGTGGTTATAAATTAACCAATTAAACTTCTGCATACCATTCAAAGAAGAATTCACTGGCTGCTAAATGTTTGTCCAGTTGAAGTATGAAGCTTAATATTCCTGCGTAGGATACAGAACCAGATAAACTTTGCATGACTTTTCCTTTTCACTTACTGCATTTTCCCTATCTGTAATAAAGTAATTATGTGTTCATTAGCAGTATCCTTTGTGTGATCATATTTATGCTGCTATAGAGGTAATGAGAACTAAGGCTCTGACAAGTTCATTGACTCGAGCCTTTTCAGTTTGTGATTTTGGCCTTTTCTATCATTTCTTTGTGGTATTACGTCACAATAGTTTTCTCACTTATGTTCAATGTTGCTTCACTTTGATTCAGGAAATGTCATACAATAATTATTTAGACGCCGATGCAGCTTGGAACTGTGTTTGTGAGTTCAGTAGACCAACATGTGTGGTTGTGAAACACACAAATCCCTGTGGAGTGGCGTCACgtgatgatattattaaagcaTACAGACTGGCTGTTAAAGCAGATCCAGTCAGTGCTTTTGGTGGTATCGTCGCCTTTAATGTCGAAGTAGATGAGGTAAGATTAATTTTCCATATTTTACGTCATTGACTTAAGATATAAGGTTTTCGTTTTAGTGAATTCCAGAGCACTGAGCTCagagttgattttttttaaacccaTGGTTCCTACAAATAAATATGGATGTAGAAAAATGTGTTTGAAATGCTGATATTCTGGAGGGAACAACTTTTCATCGGTCCATGTGTGTGACAGGCTCTCGCAAAAGATATTCGAGAATTTAGGAGTCCAACGGATGGTGAAACTCGCATGTTTTATGAGATCGTGGTTGCACCTAAGTATACCGAAAAGGGTCTTGAGGTACTGCGTGGAAAGTCCAAGACTCTGAGAATCCTCGAagcaagtaaaaataataaagGGAAACTATCACTCAGACAAGTTGGTGGTGGTTGGTTAGCTCAGGAAGCAGATGATCTGACACCAGAAGAAATCCAGTTCAACATTGTTTCTGATAAAATTCCACAAGAAAATGAACTGTCTGATGCTAAATTTGCATGGCTTTGTGTGAAGCATGTGAAAAGCAACGCAATTGTTATTGCTAAGGTACGTATTCTGTAATAAAATTATCTGTCAAATTTtgatgcataaaaattcatCCAACTTCTGACCCCAGGCATATCTGCATTCTATAGAACAATTGTATGTTAGGTATGGGAAGTGGACAACCAAACCGTCTTGAGAGTTTGAGGATAGCAATGAGGAAAGCTGGGGATGAAGTCAAGGGAGCTGCATTGGCCAGTGATGCTTTCTTCCCATTTGGTATGTTGCTGATAATATATGTTGTACTATGAACATTATGTCTGTCATTGTAACAGAAAGCATATGCGAAGAATGTGCATTTAAAATACAGAaggtaaaattgaaaaacaatGAAGGCTCGCTAAAATTGAAAAGAAAGAGTAAGATCGCCTTCTTATGTTCCGACGGAACTGGATTTTTGATAGAGTAAAAAGGGGTACACCAAAGGAGGTTAGGATGAAAGAAAATGTTGCTACTTAAGAACATTAAGCTGTTTTGCATCTGTTTGAAGTTTTTTAAACTGCTAAGTAAGCTGGCCAAAATCCATGTTATCTAAACTCGAGTTTTTGTATTAATTGTAATAGCCTGGAATGATGCTGTTGAAGAAGCATGTCAAAGTGGGATCAGTGTTATTGCCGAGCCGGGAGGAAGCATCCGAGATGCTGATGCAATCGAGTGCTGTAAGAAGTACGGAGTATCACTTATCTTTACCAATATAAGGCACTTTAGGCATTGATTGATGGTGGACTTTGTTATTCTGGATTTAAGTTTTGTTTTTgatgggggggggggggggattgGAAGTTTGTTTCGATACTTTTATCACATTCTCCCTTTTCTTTCGGGAGGTTTTTTTCGAAGACactgtaatatatatatatatatataactggaTGACATCCCGCTTCGTGTTGTTATCGAACATCCGATACGATAGAGACCGGCAAACTGAGATCTAAATATGGAAGCAGGTAGACGCTGATGGCTTGTGCTGTAACATTATCTCATATCGTTTTTTCATTATGTGCTGTTACGGTCTACTCTCATTGTTTAGAACACGAAACAtaagaaaatcaaattttgcGTAATTTGTTGTCCGAGTTTGGTGTTACGTAATTTTCTTTGTGAATTGTAAAGCGACTGAGAGAATGGAAATATTGAGCAATTTGTTCGGGTGAATTTTCATATTTCATGCACGTAATTGCATGAttgatatgtgattttaaaatcatttgaaaataaattatttgtgaCAAGGAGGACGTAAATACAGAGACATATACAGAGTAAGATGAATCTCTGAAAAGTTCGACCAAAAATGTCAAAATTTCAGTAccaaaatatgcaaaataaagcGTAATCTGAAAAACTGGTCctattaaattttgaaacagAGAATTCATGTAATCAATGTAGATCTTGATTGCCCTCGATGGTATGcttgaaattttataattttttactaGATCACTTAATTCCTTTTAAAAAAGTACAAATTACTTATTATAATAGAAAGATGCAAGaatgttaattaaaataaaactaTCCAAATATCTGttaatgaataatatatttttaaataattgtccCATTAATTTTAcctttgtaaaaaaaataaaattaagttATACTTAAATAAGTTACTGAATTGACAGTCTAAAGGTAATCTagaa from the Primulina tabacum isolate GXHZ01 chromosome 8, ASM2559414v2, whole genome shotgun sequence genome contains:
- the LOC142553962 gene encoding LOW QUALITY PROTEIN: uncharacterized protein LOC142553962 (The sequence of the model RefSeq protein was modified relative to this genomic sequence to represent the inferred CDS: inserted 1 base in 1 codon); the protein is MLGFAASATTSSASTNAGVTYSLYNEADISYTSIRCATTCSLQHRTSSPSNQSSLATSSKITAFTIQAMAETLSTPKHGSKSSFSEKRQALISLSDKKDLALLGNGLRELGFTIVSTGGTASALESSGVPVTKVEELTCFPEMLDGRVKTLHPNIHGGILARRDLEHHMESLDKHGIGTFDVVVVNLYPFYEKVSSSEISFEDGIENIDIGGPAMIRAAAKNHKDVLVVVDSEDYPALLEYLKGGQEDQQFQRKLAWKAFQHVASYDSAVSEWLWKQIAGDRFPPTLTVPLSLKXSLRYGENPHQKAAFYADKSLAEVHAGGIATAIQHHGKEMSYNNYLDADAAWNCVCEFSRPTCVVVKHTNPCGVASRDDIIKAYRLAVKADPVSAFGGIVAFNVEVDEALAKDIREFRSPTDGETRMFYEIVVAPKYTEKGLEVLRGKSKTLRILEASKNNKGKLSLRQVGGGWLAQEADDLTPEEIQFNIVSDKIPQENELSDAKFAWLCVKHVKSNAIVIAKNNCMLGMGSGQPNRLESLRIAMRKAGDEVKGAALASDAFFPFAWNDAVEEACQSGISVIAEPGGSIRDADAIECCKKYGVSLIFTNIRHFRH